The following DNA comes from Enterobacter sp. SA187.
ATCGTCTGTACGGCCATCGTCGGCGCAGGACTCGGTTTCTTATGGTTCAACACCTATCCGGCGCAGGTCTTTATGGGCGACGTCGGCTCGCTGGCGCTGGGCGGCGCGCTGGGCATTATCGCCGTGCTGCTGCGTCAGGAATTCCTGCTGGTGATCATGGGCGGCGTCTTTGTGGTGGAAACCCTGTCGGTGATCCTCCAGGTCGGCTCGTTTAAACTGCGCGGCCAGCGGATCTTCCGCATGGCGCCGATCCATCACCATTACGAACTGAAAGGCTGGCCGGAGCCGCGCGTGATTGTGCGCTTCTGGATTATTTCGCTGATGCTGGTCCTCATCGGACTGGCAACGCTGAAGGTGCGTTAATCATGGCAGATTACCAGGGCAAAAAAGTCGTCATCATCGGGTTAGGTTTAACCGGCCTGTCCTGCGTGGACTTTTTCCTTGCGCGCGGCGTTAACCCGCGGGTAATGGACACGCGCGTTGCGCCGCCGGGGCTGGACAAGCTGCCGGAAACGGTGGAGCGCCATCTTGGTAGTCTGAATGACGACTGGCTGCTGGCCGCCGATCTGATTGTCGCCAGTCCGGGTATGGCGCTGGCGCATCCGTCCCTCAGCGCCGCCGCCGATGAAGGCGTGGAGATTATCGGCGACATCGAACTGTTTTGCCGTGAAGCCCAGGCACCGATCGTCGCCATTACCGGTTCAAACGGAAAAAGCACCGTCACCACCCTGGTGGGCGAAATGGCGAAAGCTGCGGGTATGAACGTTGGCGTCGGCGGCAATATCGGCCTGCCTGCGCTGATGCTGCTGGACAGCGCCTGTGAACTGTATGTACTGGAACTGTCGAGCTTCCAGCTGGAAACTACCACCAGCCTGCGCAGCGTGGCGGCGACGATCCTGAACGTCACTGAAGATCATATGGATCGCTATCCGTTTGGCCTCCAGCAGTATCGTGCGGCGAAATTGCGCGTCTATGAAAACGCCAAAGTCTGCGTGGTGAATGCCGATGATGCGCTGACCATGCCGGTGCGCGGCGCTGATGAACGCTGCATCAGCTTCGGCGTGGATGTGGGCGACTATCACCTGAACCGCCAGCAGGGGGAAACCTGGCTGCGCGTGAAGGGCGAAAAGGTGCTGAACGTAAAAGAGATGAAGCTTACGGGGCAGCATAACTACACCAATGCGCTGGCGGCGCTGGCGCTGGCGGATGCCGCCGGTATACCGCGCGCCAGCAGCCTGAAAGCGCTAACCACCTTCACCGGTCTCGCGCACCGTTTCCAGCTGGCCCTTGAGCATAACGGCGTGCGCTGGATCAACGACTCCAAAGCCACCAACGTCGGCAGCACCGAAGCGGCGCTGAACGGCCTGCAGGTGGACGGCACCTTACATTTACTGCTCGGCGGCGACGGCAAATCCGCCGATTTCTCGCCGCTGGCGCGTTATCTGACCGGCGATCGTGTTCGCCTGTACTGCTTTGGCCGCGACGGCGCTGAACTTGCCGCGCTGCGTCCGGACATTGCCGTGCAAACGGAAACCATGGAACAGGCGATGCGCCTGATCGCGCCGCAGGTAAAAGCCGGGGACATGGTGTTGCTGTCGCCCGCC
Coding sequences within:
- the murD gene encoding UDP-N-acetylmuramoyl-L-alanine--D-glutamate ligase; the protein is MADYQGKKVVIIGLGLTGLSCVDFFLARGVNPRVMDTRVAPPGLDKLPETVERHLGSLNDDWLLAADLIVASPGMALAHPSLSAAADEGVEIIGDIELFCREAQAPIVAITGSNGKSTVTTLVGEMAKAAGMNVGVGGNIGLPALMLLDSACELYVLELSSFQLETTTSLRSVAATILNVTEDHMDRYPFGLQQYRAAKLRVYENAKVCVVNADDALTMPVRGADERCISFGVDVGDYHLNRQQGETWLRVKGEKVLNVKEMKLTGQHNYTNALAALALADAAGIPRASSLKALTTFTGLAHRFQLALEHNGVRWINDSKATNVGSTEAALNGLQVDGTLHLLLGGDGKSADFSPLARYLTGDRVRLYCFGRDGAELAALRPDIAVQTETMEQAMRLIAPQVKAGDMVLLSPACASLDQFKNFEQRGDLFTRLARELG